One window of the Burkholderia sp. FERM BP-3421 genome contains the following:
- a CDS encoding aminotransferase class III-fold pyridoxal phosphate-dependent enzyme yields the protein MTDVSSSALARITAHVVGELAHGLGLAPDRIDPERPFVDLGADSLILAETLQDINRRYRVALSIGEIYESVNTVARVAAHLYQHGRWQAVLDARPGAASAVATTPAAFAAEDAPALAAPLVADTSGIEALFRRQLDLMEQQLALLGGGAPARAPTMPERGPAAVAPPAPTSAAASFPAARESGPLHASAEAAATAAQSIPASAADDRFSAFAPRLEADRRGDDARTRAHLDAFVACQDARLSASKALAQAYRSPLSDNRVSAGFRPLLKELVYPVAAIRAEGAHVVDIDGNRYVDFTMGFGVHLFGHGPAFIADALRAQLDVGMPVGPQSPLAGRVAEWITRFTGHERVVFCNSGTEATMTAIRLARLASGRDKLVIFRNSYHGSFDGVLARRGAHGETRPASLGTPDSFVADTIVLDYCDDASLDFLDAHHAEIGVVLVEPVQSRAPSLRPGAFLKRLRALTQARGIVLVFDEVISGFRCARGGAQEYFGVRADLCAYGKIVGGGMPIGVVAGSARCMDGIDGGWWRYGDDSYPERPTIFFAGTFSKHPLTMAAALAVLERFAQLEQTDPEFHARLNARTESLAERLNAAFAEAGAAIAVEHFSSLFRFASEGSLDLFYHHLLAHGIYIWEGRNCFVSAAHTDADLEQLVETVRAVCAALAPLGLIPLAAKPDAAAPAAVPDSVPLTDAQQRFLALERSRPEGRIANHICFAFRFDAAIDVVRLAAAVDETLRAHDALACRIDVDAGVQRFGGAPPRPTERVEHAEPLTPERAAALADHEQAEPLDVDAGDNLRARVHVFPDGALLCVSVHHLVCDGWGLDVLLAGFAQRFNGEPVEPAPSYAEWIAHERDYRASDRYAADRAYWAGTIREIAAYQARHPPGAVHHPRDAAARPGGRASVALDAARSVAVAAAAKQAGTTTFTWLLACLQWFVGRVYRGRLPVVGMPFANRTSRLRGLAGNCVNLPPLLPARGEGAGFDAVLREARAAFSQVMSHARFPHHELRALYLAEGAPERDTPVDITFNVEPLAQLPAFGATTPALVVPVNRWIEFDLMFNLFLLPDGLRIELDFNTALFAADEVYGWLNLFAKLIENESAHAAELAP from the coding sequence ATGACTGACGTTTCATCGTCCGCCCTCGCGCGGATCACGGCGCATGTCGTCGGCGAGCTTGCGCACGGCCTCGGCCTCGCGCCGGACCGGATCGATCCGGAACGGCCGTTCGTCGATCTTGGCGCGGATTCGCTGATCCTCGCGGAGACGCTGCAGGACATCAATCGCCGCTACCGGGTCGCGCTGTCGATCGGCGAGATCTACGAGAGCGTGAACACGGTGGCCCGGGTCGCCGCGCATCTGTATCAGCATGGCCGGTGGCAGGCGGTGCTCGATGCGCGGCCCGGCGCGGCGTCCGCGGTCGCGACGACGCCTGCGGCGTTCGCGGCGGAGGACGCGCCGGCGCTCGCGGCGCCGCTCGTCGCCGACACGTCGGGGATCGAGGCGCTGTTCCGGCGGCAGCTCGACCTGATGGAGCAACAGCTCGCGCTGCTGGGCGGCGGCGCGCCGGCGCGTGCGCCGACGATGCCCGAGCGCGGGCCGGCCGCCGTCGCGCCGCCCGCGCCGACCTCAGCCGCCGCGAGCTTCCCCGCTGCGCGCGAATCCGGCCCGCTTCACGCGTCGGCCGAGGCGGCCGCCACCGCCGCGCAGTCCATCCCCGCTTCCGCCGCCGACGATCGCTTCAGCGCCTTCGCGCCACGCCTCGAAGCGGACCGGCGCGGCGACGATGCGCGCACGCGCGCGCATCTCGATGCGTTCGTCGCCTGCCAGGACGCGCGCCTGAGCGCCTCGAAGGCGCTCGCGCAGGCTTACCGCTCGCCGCTCTCGGACAACCGCGTGTCGGCCGGCTTCCGGCCGCTGCTGAAGGAACTCGTGTACCCGGTCGCGGCGATCCGCGCCGAGGGCGCGCACGTCGTCGACATCGACGGCAACCGCTATGTCGATTTCACGATGGGCTTCGGCGTTCACCTGTTCGGGCATGGGCCGGCCTTCATTGCCGATGCGCTGCGCGCGCAGCTCGACGTCGGCATGCCGGTCGGGCCGCAATCGCCGCTCGCGGGGCGCGTGGCCGAATGGATCACGCGCTTCACCGGCCACGAGCGCGTGGTGTTCTGCAATTCCGGCACCGAGGCGACGATGACCGCGATCCGGCTCGCGCGGCTCGCGTCGGGCCGCGACAAGCTCGTGATCTTCCGCAATTCGTACCACGGCAGCTTCGACGGCGTGCTCGCGCGCCGCGGCGCGCATGGCGAGACCCGGCCGGCCAGCCTCGGCACGCCCGATTCGTTCGTCGCGGACACGATCGTGCTCGACTACTGCGACGACGCGTCGCTCGACTTCCTCGACGCGCACCACGCGGAGATCGGCGTCGTGCTGGTGGAGCCGGTGCAAAGCCGCGCGCCGTCGCTGCGGCCGGGCGCGTTCCTCAAGCGGCTGCGCGCGCTCACGCAGGCGCGCGGCATCGTGCTGGTGTTCGACGAGGTGATTTCCGGGTTCCGCTGCGCGCGCGGCGGCGCGCAGGAATACTTCGGCGTGCGCGCCGACCTGTGCGCGTACGGCAAGATCGTCGGCGGCGGCATGCCGATCGGCGTGGTCGCGGGCAGCGCGCGCTGCATGGACGGCATCGACGGCGGCTGGTGGCGCTACGGCGACGACAGCTATCCGGAACGCCCGACGATCTTCTTCGCGGGCACCTTCTCGAAGCATCCGTTGACGATGGCGGCCGCGCTCGCGGTGCTCGAACGTTTCGCGCAGCTCGAACAGACGGATCCGGAATTCCACGCGCGCCTGAACGCACGCACCGAGTCGCTGGCCGAGCGCCTGAACGCGGCGTTCGCGGAAGCCGGCGCGGCGATCGCGGTCGAGCATTTCAGCTCCCTGTTCCGCTTCGCGTCGGAAGGCAGCCTCGATCTGTTCTATCACCATCTGCTCGCGCACGGCATCTACATCTGGGAAGGGCGCAACTGCTTCGTGTCGGCCGCGCACACCGACGCGGATCTCGAGCAACTGGTCGAGACCGTGCGCGCGGTGTGCGCGGCGCTCGCGCCGCTCGGCCTGATCCCGCTCGCCGCGAAGCCGGATGCCGCCGCGCCCGCCGCCGTACCCGATTCCGTGCCGCTGACCGACGCGCAGCAGCGCTTTCTCGCGCTGGAGCGCTCGCGACCGGAAGGGCGCATCGCGAATCACATCTGCTTCGCGTTCCGCTTCGACGCGGCGATCGATGTCGTGCGTCTCGCGGCGGCCGTCGACGAGACGCTGCGCGCGCACGATGCGCTCGCGTGCCGCATCGACGTCGACGCCGGCGTGCAGCGTTTCGGCGGCGCGCCGCCGCGCCCGACCGAGCGCGTCGAGCATGCGGAGCCGCTCACGCCCGAGCGCGCGGCCGCGCTCGCGGATCACGAGCAGGCGGAGCCGCTCGACGTCGACGCGGGCGACAACCTGCGCGCGCGCGTGCATGTGTTTCCGGACGGCGCGCTGCTGTGCGTGTCGGTGCACCACCTCGTCTGCGACGGCTGGGGGCTCGATGTGCTGCTGGCCGGCTTCGCGCAGCGCTTCAACGGCGAGCCGGTCGAACCCGCGCCGTCGTATGCCGAATGGATCGCGCACGAGCGCGACTATCGCGCGAGCGACCGCTACGCGGCCGACCGCGCGTACTGGGCCGGGACGATCCGCGAGATCGCCGCGTATCAGGCGCGGCATCCGCCCGGCGCGGTGCATCATCCGCGCGACGCGGCCGCGCGCCCGGGCGGCCGCGCGAGCGTCGCGCTCGATGCCGCGCGCTCGGTCGCCGTCGCGGCCGCGGCCAAGCAGGCCGGCACCACCACCTTCACCTGGCTGCTCGCGTGCCTGCAATGGTTCGTGGGCCGCGTGTACCGGGGCCGCCTGCCGGTGGTCGGGATGCCGTTCGCGAACCGCACGAGCCGGCTGCGCGGGCTGGCCGGCAACTGCGTGAACCTGCCGCCGCTGCTGCCCGCGCGCGGCGAGGGGGCGGGCTTCGACGCGGTGCTGCGCGAGGCGCGCGCGGCGTTCAGCCAGGTGATGTCGCATGCGCGCTTCCCGCACCACGAGCTGCGCGCGCTGTATCTGGCCGAAGGCGCGCCGGAGCGCGACACGCCCGTCGACATCACGTTCAACGTCGAGCCGCTCGCGCAATTGCCGGCATTCGGCGCGACGACGCCGGCGCTGGTCGTGCCGGTGAACCGCTGGATCGAGTTCGACCTGATGTTCAACCTGTTCCTGTTGCCCGACGGCTTGCGCATCGAACTGGATTTCAACACCGCGCTGTTCGCGGCGGACGAGGTGTACGGCTGGCTCAACCTGTTCGCGAAGCTGATCGAGAACGAATCGGCGCACGCGGCGGAGCTTGCGCCATGA
- a CDS encoding type I polyketide synthase, producing MRDVAGFDADYFSIAPREAARLDPQQRMLLTVTHDAFEDAGITRAALRELKVGVFIGAGSTDYMTLCGGDKTAIDAYHGIGNSHSLLANRLSYYYNLKGPSLTIDTACSSSLTALHVAIQALERDALDLVLVGGVNLIAAPDLTLAFSQAGMLSPSGRCRTFAADADGYGRAEGVGVVVLTRRPAFAPRARCAIRASAVNQDGRSNGITAPNGLSQVEVIRAALARAGLGPADLGYVETHGTGTRLGDAIEIDAVRVALGAGEAEADACWHLGSAKANVGHMEAAAGMGGLIKAMLMLEHGMVPPHPIAPPHNPLLDAAQGRLAIAARATPLGAHACVGVSSFGFGGSNAHVIVARADVERAEQSVADEPGPHLLLLSSRSAALAEGDARALAARLATGEVSLARAAATLARHREPLGHRGALVAHDLADAVRQLDAAPPVAARARAPRLAFVFTGQGSQYAGMGADLYARHATFRAHYDACAAHIAACSGWEIADLMQGGARGERALLDDTHLAQLALFCLEYALAHCLLDAGATPEALIGHSLGELVAQAVGGMLTLEDAVALVHARGRLMQAADGEGAMLNVFGAETQVRDAIARSGRPVHVAGINGARAISVSGARAAIEAFAAHAQAEGLACRALSARHAFHSPALGPAAARLAAFTRTLATAPARIPVISNLDGAPLDALPPGSDYWSRQLVAPVEFRRGIEALAARGCDLFVEIGPDRVLSGLIARDHGAAGVLAVATQRRGADGFACLLDALGQLHTQQVTLRPEALSADYTPARLPARGLDAQPYWDTPPAAPARASASAPTSATTSAPTSAPTSAPTSAPTSATTSATTSAPTSAPTSATTSVPTSAPTSAPTSATTSAPTSAPTSTPTSAPTSTPTSVPTSVPTSATTRPAGAYDALVARQLDVIGGQLAVLRARRAASLPPGSPLQ from the coding sequence CTGCGCGACGTCGCGGGCTTCGACGCCGACTACTTCAGCATCGCGCCGCGCGAGGCCGCGCGGCTCGATCCGCAGCAGCGCATGCTGCTGACCGTGACCCACGATGCGTTCGAGGATGCCGGCATCACGCGCGCGGCGCTGCGCGAACTGAAGGTGGGCGTGTTCATCGGCGCGGGCAGCACCGACTACATGACGCTGTGCGGCGGCGACAAGACGGCGATCGATGCGTACCACGGCATCGGCAATTCGCACAGCCTGCTCGCGAACCGCCTGTCGTACTACTACAACCTGAAAGGCCCGAGCCTGACGATCGACACCGCGTGCTCGTCGTCGCTGACGGCGCTGCACGTCGCGATCCAGGCGCTCGAACGCGACGCGCTCGATCTCGTGCTGGTCGGCGGCGTGAACCTGATCGCGGCGCCGGATCTCACGCTCGCGTTCTCGCAGGCGGGCATGCTGTCGCCGAGCGGCCGCTGCCGGACCTTCGCGGCGGATGCGGACGGCTATGGGCGCGCGGAAGGCGTCGGCGTGGTGGTGCTGACGCGCCGGCCGGCGTTCGCGCCGAGGGCGCGCTGCGCGATCCGCGCGAGCGCGGTGAACCAGGACGGCCGCAGCAACGGCATCACCGCGCCGAACGGGCTGAGCCAGGTCGAGGTGATCCGCGCGGCGCTGGCGCGCGCGGGCCTCGGGCCGGCCGATCTCGGTTATGTCGAGACGCATGGCACCGGCACGCGGCTTGGCGATGCGATCGAGATCGACGCGGTGCGCGTCGCGCTCGGCGCGGGCGAGGCGGAGGCGGACGCCTGCTGGCACCTCGGCTCCGCGAAGGCCAACGTCGGCCACATGGAAGCGGCGGCGGGCATGGGCGGATTGATCAAGGCGATGCTGATGCTGGAGCATGGCATGGTGCCGCCGCATCCGATCGCGCCGCCGCACAACCCGCTGCTCGACGCGGCGCAAGGGCGGCTCGCGATCGCCGCGCGTGCGACGCCGTTGGGCGCGCACGCCTGCGTCGGCGTGAGTTCGTTTGGTTTCGGCGGGTCGAACGCGCACGTGATCGTGGCGCGCGCCGACGTTGAACGCGCGGAGCAATCGGTCGCCGATGAGCCGGGGCCGCATTTGCTGCTGCTGTCGTCGCGCAGCGCCGCGCTCGCGGAAGGCGATGCGCGTGCGCTCGCGGCGCGGCTCGCCACGGGCGAGGTGTCGCTCGCGCGGGCGGCGGCGACGCTCGCGCGCCATCGCGAGCCGCTCGGCCATCGCGGCGCGCTCGTCGCGCACGATCTCGCCGACGCGGTGCGGCAGCTCGATGCCGCACCGCCCGTCGCGGCGCGTGCGCGCGCGCCGCGCCTGGCGTTCGTGTTCACCGGACAGGGCAGCCAGTACGCGGGCATGGGCGCGGATCTGTATGCGCGTCATGCGACGTTTCGCGCGCACTACGACGCCTGCGCGGCCCATATCGCCGCATGCAGCGGCTGGGAGATCGCGGACCTGATGCAGGGCGGGGCACGCGGCGAGCGCGCATTGCTCGACGACACGCATCTCGCGCAGCTTGCGCTGTTCTGCCTGGAATACGCGCTTGCGCACTGCCTGCTCGACGCGGGTGCGACGCCGGAGGCGCTGATCGGCCACAGCCTCGGCGAACTGGTCGCGCAGGCGGTGGGCGGGATGCTGACGCTGGAGGATGCCGTGGCGCTCGTGCATGCGCGCGGCCGCCTGATGCAGGCGGCGGACGGCGAAGGCGCGATGCTCAACGTGTTCGGCGCGGAGACGCAGGTGCGCGACGCGATCGCGCGCAGCGGCCGGCCGGTTCACGTGGCGGGCATCAACGGCGCGCGTGCGATATCGGTCAGCGGCGCGCGCGCGGCGATCGAGGCGTTCGCCGCGCACGCGCAAGCCGAAGGGCTCGCCTGTCGCGCGCTGTCGGCTCGCCATGCATTCCATTCGCCCGCGCTCGGTCCGGCGGCGGCGCGGCTCGCGGCATTCACGCGCACCCTCGCGACGGCGCCCGCGCGGATTCCGGTGATCTCGAACCTGGACGGCGCGCCGCTCGATGCGCTGCCGCCCGGCTCCGACTACTGGAGCCGGCAACTGGTCGCGCCGGTGGAATTCCGGCGTGGGATCGAGGCGCTCGCGGCGCGCGGTTGCGACCTGTTCGTCGAGATCGGGCCGGACCGGGTCCTGTCCGGATTGATCGCGCGCGACCACGGCGCAGCGGGCGTGCTCGCGGTCGCCACGCAACGGCGCGGCGCCGACGGCTTCGCGTGCCTGCTCGACGCACTCGGCCAGTTGCACACGCAACAGGTGACGCTGCGGCCCGAGGCGCTGTCGGCGGACTACACGCCCGCGCGGCTGCCCGCGCGCGGGCTCGATGCGCAGCCGTATTGGGACACGCCGCCCGCCGCGCCGGCGCGGGCATCGGCGTCCGCGCCCACGTCCGCGACCACGTCCGCGCCCACGTCCGCGCCCACGTCCGCGCCCACGTCCGCGCCCACGTCCGCGACCACGTCCGCGACCACGTCCGCACCCACGTCCGCACCCACGTCCGCGACCACGTCCGTACCCACGTCCGCGCCCACGTCCGCGCCCACGTCCGCGACCACGTCCGCGCCCACGTCCGCACCTACGTCCACACCCACGTCCGCACCCACGTCCACACCCACGTCCGTACCCACGTCCGTACCCACGTCCGCGACCACGCGGCCGGCGGGCGCGTACGACGCGCTGGTCGCGCGCCAGCTCGACGTGATCGGCGGCCAGCTCGCGGTGCTGCGCGCGCGACGTGCCGCTTCCTTACCTCCCGGGAGTCCACTCCAATGA
- a CDS encoding fatty acid desaturase, which translates to MLAKLFRQPVDVWPALLISGLFAVLLLLYFFVRDRAWLIALSILLLPARVSVVAYNHNHIHCLTFVRQAPNRLLELMMFLEVGTSPFSSTLNHIVGHHTHYFNPALDTLNWRRRDGSQQGRHEFSLRTMLWHYPSCITLSRDRPSLRAKFIGYGVLSIALLATLIIHDPFAALVVFVVPMLMMLYLLKYSAYAHHSGLPLGDDFTASRTNTGRFYNWLTWNAGYHAAHHVSQALHWSELPAYHAELAARMPAELQGERWGEQFARPVSAAPAR; encoded by the coding sequence ATGCTTGCCAAGCTGTTTCGTCAACCGGTCGATGTCTGGCCCGCGCTGTTGATCAGCGGCCTGTTCGCCGTGCTGCTGCTGCTCTATTTCTTCGTCAGGGACCGTGCTTGGCTGATCGCGCTGTCGATCCTGCTGCTGCCGGCGCGGGTCTCGGTGGTCGCGTACAACCACAATCACATCCACTGCCTGACCTTCGTGCGGCAGGCGCCGAACCGGCTGCTCGAACTGATGATGTTCCTTGAAGTCGGCACGTCGCCGTTCTCCAGCACGCTGAACCACATCGTCGGCCATCACACGCACTACTTCAATCCGGCGCTCGATACGCTGAACTGGCGGCGCAGGGACGGCTCGCAGCAGGGGCGCCACGAGTTTTCGCTGCGCACGATGCTGTGGCACTACCCGTCGTGCATCACGCTCAGCCGCGACCGGCCGTCGCTGCGCGCGAAATTCATCGGCTACGGCGTACTGAGCATCGCGCTGCTCGCGACGCTGATCATCCACGATCCGTTCGCGGCGCTCGTCGTGTTCGTCGTGCCGATGCTGATGATGCTGTACCTGCTCAAGTACTCGGCCTACGCGCATCACAGCGGGCTGCCGCTCGGCGACGACTTCACGGCGTCGCGCACCAATACCGGCCGCTTCTACAACTGGCTCACCTGGAACGCCGGCTACCACGCCGCGCATCACGTGAGCCAGGCGCTGCACTGGAGCGAACTGCCCGCGTATCACGCCGAGCTGGCCGCGCGCATGCCCGCCGAGCTGCAGGGCGAGCGCTGGGGCGAGCAGTTCGCGCGCCCGGTCAGTGCCGCGCCGGCGCGTTGA